A DNA window from Macadamia integrifolia cultivar HAES 741 chromosome 4, SCU_Mint_v3, whole genome shotgun sequence contains the following coding sequences:
- the LOC122077160 gene encoding tripartite motif-containing protein 65-like isoform X4: MAREEKNSPQIRNGPTKRSATVEDGGDADNVFSPGFRSVAAMAGWDEEAILLATQVVEDTPDRESKEKKRAHLQFKSPRTSSRRSKKRSTGSIPIGVLNLDDEETAGEEHTKKTMELKTDVIEEKKEKEGGVALPVEASDSSCSGSALPCMDRLREELSCAICLEICFEPSTTPCGHSFCKKCLKSAADKCGKKCPKCRQLVSNGRSCTVNTVLWNTIQLLFPQEVEARKAAGALNNREMARQSPKRGSHDSRYIAVSSRRESRDRDVSARRIREVPSQVEDAALAFRLQREEFMGAFRETTHGQPRNSLASARANLRALASRAMASPSAINFRIRNQRM; encoded by the exons ATggctagagaagaaaagaatagtcCGCAAATTCGGAATGGCCCAACAAAACGGTCGGCGACGGTGGAAGATGGGGGAGATGCTGACAACGTTTTCAGCCCTGGGTTCCGATCTGTTGCCGCCATGGCCGGTTGGGACGAAGAAGCTATTCTTCTCGCAACTCAAGTCGTAGAAGATACTCCCGATAGAgaatcaaaggagaagaaacGAGCCCATCTCCAGTTCAAGAGCCCTAGAACCAGTTCAAGAAG ATCTAAGAAACGAAGCACTGGTTCAATTCCGATTGGTGTTCTTAACCTAGACGATGAAGAGACTGCTGGAGAAG AACACACCAAAAAGACGATGGAATTGAAAACTGATGTGAtcgaggaaaagaaagaaaaggaaggtgGAGTGGCTTTGCCTGTCGAGGCTTCCGATAGCTCTTGTTCTGGTTCGGCTCTTCCTTGTATGGATCGACTGAGGGAGGAGCTTTCTTGCGCG ATTTGTCTGGAGATTTGCTTCGAACCAAGTACCACTCCTTGTGGACACAG CTTTTGTAAGAAATGCCTGAAATCTGCTGCTGATAAATGTGGGAAGAAATGCCCAAAGTGTAGACAGCTAGTCAG CAATGGGCGATCATGCACAGTGAACACGGTTCTTTGGAATACAATTCAACTTCTGTTTCCACAAGAGGTTGAagcaaggaaggcagcaggggCCCTAAATAATCGTGAAATGGCACGTCAAAGCCCTAAAAGAGGGAGTCATGACTCTCGGTATATTGCAGTTTCTAGCAGAAGAGAGTCAAGGGACAGAGATGTTTCTGCAAGAAGAATAAGGGAAGTGCCCAGTCAGGTAGAGGATGCTGCATTGGCTTTTAGGTTGCAGAGGGAAGAATTCATGGGAGCCTTTAGGGAGACGACGCATGGGCAACCAAGGAACTCTTTAGCATCAGCAAGGGCAAATTTGAGAGCACTGGCTTCCAGGGCCATGGCATCGCCTTCTGCCATCAACTTTCGCATAAGAAACCAGAGGATGTAG
- the LOC122077160 gene encoding LON peptidase N-terminal domain and RING finger protein 3-like isoform X3 → MAREEKNSPQIRNGPTKRSATVEDGGDADNVFSPGFRSVAAMAGWDEEAILLATQVVEDTPDRESKEKKRAHLQFKSPRTSSRSKRRSKKRSTGSIPIGVLNLDDEETAGEEHTKKTMELKTDVIEEKKEKEGGVALPVEASDSSCSGSALPCMDRLREELSCAICLEICFEPSTTPCGHSFCKKCLKSAADKCGKKCPKCRQLVSNGRSCTVNTVLWNTIQLLFPQEVEARKAAGALNNREMARQSPKRGSHDSRYIAVSSRRESRDRDVSARRIREVPSQVEDAALAFRLQREEFMGAFRETTHGQPRNSLASARANLRALASRAMASPSAINFRIRNQRM, encoded by the exons ATggctagagaagaaaagaatagtcCGCAAATTCGGAATGGCCCAACAAAACGGTCGGCGACGGTGGAAGATGGGGGAGATGCTGACAACGTTTTCAGCCCTGGGTTCCGATCTGTTGCCGCCATGGCCGGTTGGGACGAAGAAGCTATTCTTCTCGCAACTCAAGTCGTAGAAGATACTCCCGATAGAgaatcaaaggagaagaaacGAGCCCATCTCCAGTTCAAGAGCCCTAGAACCAGTTCAAGAAG TAAGCGCAGATCTAAGAAACGAAGCACTGGTTCAATTCCGATTGGTGTTCTTAACCTAGACGATGAAGAGACTGCTGGAGAAG AACACACCAAAAAGACGATGGAATTGAAAACTGATGTGAtcgaggaaaagaaagaaaaggaaggtgGAGTGGCTTTGCCTGTCGAGGCTTCCGATAGCTCTTGTTCTGGTTCGGCTCTTCCTTGTATGGATCGACTGAGGGAGGAGCTTTCTTGCGCG ATTTGTCTGGAGATTTGCTTCGAACCAAGTACCACTCCTTGTGGACACAG CTTTTGTAAGAAATGCCTGAAATCTGCTGCTGATAAATGTGGGAAGAAATGCCCAAAGTGTAGACAGCTAGTCAG CAATGGGCGATCATGCACAGTGAACACGGTTCTTTGGAATACAATTCAACTTCTGTTTCCACAAGAGGTTGAagcaaggaaggcagcaggggCCCTAAATAATCGTGAAATGGCACGTCAAAGCCCTAAAAGAGGGAGTCATGACTCTCGGTATATTGCAGTTTCTAGCAGAAGAGAGTCAAGGGACAGAGATGTTTCTGCAAGAAGAATAAGGGAAGTGCCCAGTCAGGTAGAGGATGCTGCATTGGCTTTTAGGTTGCAGAGGGAAGAATTCATGGGAGCCTTTAGGGAGACGACGCATGGGCAACCAAGGAACTCTTTAGCATCAGCAAGGGCAAATTTGAGAGCACTGGCTTCCAGGGCCATGGCATCGCCTTCTGCCATCAACTTTCGCATAAGAAACCAGAGGATGTAG
- the LOC122077160 gene encoding LON peptidase N-terminal domain and RING finger protein 3-like isoform X2, with protein sequence MAREEKNSPQIRNGPTKRSATVEDGGDADNVFSPGFRSVAAMAGWDEEAILLATQVVEDTPDRESKEKKRAHLQFKSPRTSSRRQTTTTTSTLSQSKKRSTGSIPIGVLNLDDEETAGEEHTKKTMELKTDVIEEKKEKEGGVALPVEASDSSCSGSALPCMDRLREELSCAICLEICFEPSTTPCGHSFCKKCLKSAADKCGKKCPKCRQLVSNGRSCTVNTVLWNTIQLLFPQEVEARKAAGALNNREMARQSPKRGSHDSRYIAVSSRRESRDRDVSARRIREVPSQVEDAALAFRLQREEFMGAFRETTHGQPRNSLASARANLRALASRAMASPSAINFRIRNQRM encoded by the exons ATggctagagaagaaaagaatagtcCGCAAATTCGGAATGGCCCAACAAAACGGTCGGCGACGGTGGAAGATGGGGGAGATGCTGACAACGTTTTCAGCCCTGGGTTCCGATCTGTTGCCGCCATGGCCGGTTGGGACGAAGAAGCTATTCTTCTCGCAACTCAAGTCGTAGAAGATACTCCCGATAGAgaatcaaaggagaagaaacGAGCCCATCTCCAGTTCAAGAGCCCTAGAACCAGTTCAAGAAGGCAAACAACTACAACAACATCTACCCTTTCTCA ATCTAAGAAACGAAGCACTGGTTCAATTCCGATTGGTGTTCTTAACCTAGACGATGAAGAGACTGCTGGAGAAG AACACACCAAAAAGACGATGGAATTGAAAACTGATGTGAtcgaggaaaagaaagaaaaggaaggtgGAGTGGCTTTGCCTGTCGAGGCTTCCGATAGCTCTTGTTCTGGTTCGGCTCTTCCTTGTATGGATCGACTGAGGGAGGAGCTTTCTTGCGCG ATTTGTCTGGAGATTTGCTTCGAACCAAGTACCACTCCTTGTGGACACAG CTTTTGTAAGAAATGCCTGAAATCTGCTGCTGATAAATGTGGGAAGAAATGCCCAAAGTGTAGACAGCTAGTCAG CAATGGGCGATCATGCACAGTGAACACGGTTCTTTGGAATACAATTCAACTTCTGTTTCCACAAGAGGTTGAagcaaggaaggcagcaggggCCCTAAATAATCGTGAAATGGCACGTCAAAGCCCTAAAAGAGGGAGTCATGACTCTCGGTATATTGCAGTTTCTAGCAGAAGAGAGTCAAGGGACAGAGATGTTTCTGCAAGAAGAATAAGGGAAGTGCCCAGTCAGGTAGAGGATGCTGCATTGGCTTTTAGGTTGCAGAGGGAAGAATTCATGGGAGCCTTTAGGGAGACGACGCATGGGCAACCAAGGAACTCTTTAGCATCAGCAAGGGCAAATTTGAGAGCACTGGCTTCCAGGGCCATGGCATCGCCTTCTGCCATCAACTTTCGCATAAGAAACCAGAGGATGTAG
- the LOC122077160 gene encoding LON peptidase N-terminal domain and RING finger protein 3-like isoform X1, whose translation MAREEKNSPQIRNGPTKRSATVEDGGDADNVFSPGFRSVAAMAGWDEEAILLATQVVEDTPDRESKEKKRAHLQFKSPRTSSRRQTTTTTSTLSHKRRSKKRSTGSIPIGVLNLDDEETAGEEHTKKTMELKTDVIEEKKEKEGGVALPVEASDSSCSGSALPCMDRLREELSCAICLEICFEPSTTPCGHSFCKKCLKSAADKCGKKCPKCRQLVSNGRSCTVNTVLWNTIQLLFPQEVEARKAAGALNNREMARQSPKRGSHDSRYIAVSSRRESRDRDVSARRIREVPSQVEDAALAFRLQREEFMGAFRETTHGQPRNSLASARANLRALASRAMASPSAINFRIRNQRM comes from the exons ATggctagagaagaaaagaatagtcCGCAAATTCGGAATGGCCCAACAAAACGGTCGGCGACGGTGGAAGATGGGGGAGATGCTGACAACGTTTTCAGCCCTGGGTTCCGATCTGTTGCCGCCATGGCCGGTTGGGACGAAGAAGCTATTCTTCTCGCAACTCAAGTCGTAGAAGATACTCCCGATAGAgaatcaaaggagaagaaacGAGCCCATCTCCAGTTCAAGAGCCCTAGAACCAGTTCAAGAAGGCAAACAACTACAACAACATCTACCCTTTCTCA TAAGCGCAGATCTAAGAAACGAAGCACTGGTTCAATTCCGATTGGTGTTCTTAACCTAGACGATGAAGAGACTGCTGGAGAAG AACACACCAAAAAGACGATGGAATTGAAAACTGATGTGAtcgaggaaaagaaagaaaaggaaggtgGAGTGGCTTTGCCTGTCGAGGCTTCCGATAGCTCTTGTTCTGGTTCGGCTCTTCCTTGTATGGATCGACTGAGGGAGGAGCTTTCTTGCGCG ATTTGTCTGGAGATTTGCTTCGAACCAAGTACCACTCCTTGTGGACACAG CTTTTGTAAGAAATGCCTGAAATCTGCTGCTGATAAATGTGGGAAGAAATGCCCAAAGTGTAGACAGCTAGTCAG CAATGGGCGATCATGCACAGTGAACACGGTTCTTTGGAATACAATTCAACTTCTGTTTCCACAAGAGGTTGAagcaaggaaggcagcaggggCCCTAAATAATCGTGAAATGGCACGTCAAAGCCCTAAAAGAGGGAGTCATGACTCTCGGTATATTGCAGTTTCTAGCAGAAGAGAGTCAAGGGACAGAGATGTTTCTGCAAGAAGAATAAGGGAAGTGCCCAGTCAGGTAGAGGATGCTGCATTGGCTTTTAGGTTGCAGAGGGAAGAATTCATGGGAGCCTTTAGGGAGACGACGCATGGGCAACCAAGGAACTCTTTAGCATCAGCAAGGGCAAATTTGAGAGCACTGGCTTCCAGGGCCATGGCATCGCCTTCTGCCATCAACTTTCGCATAAGAAACCAGAGGATGTAG